In Actinomycetota bacterium, the genomic window CCGCTCCGCGCGCATCGATCGCCTTGGCCACCGGTGCCCTCGGCCTCGCGTCGATCGCGGCCGGCTACGGGCTCGGCGCCTCCGTCGTCTCGTCGCTGAGGCCGCGCCGCGCGGCCGTCGCGCTGGAGCCGCGCGCGGCCGAGGACCCGCGTATCGGGGTGGTCGTGTACGCGGACGTCGAGCCGCGCACCTACTCCCTGTCCGAGACCGCCGAGGTGATGGCGCTCGTCGGCGAGGCGGACCCGCCCCCGGTGCCCGTCCTCGTCGCGCCGTTCCTGTTCGCAGCGCAGAGGTCGCGCTACCAGGGCGCCGACGGCCGGAGCCCGTCGCGCGACGGCCTGCGCGCGACGGCGGTGCGCCTCGCCGCCGAGCTGGATGCCGACCGGTTCGCCGAGCCGGCGTACGCCGCATGCGAGGGGGACGCCTCGCTCGCCGAGGCGGTGGCCGACCTCGCCGCCCGTGGGCACCGCACGGTCGTCGCCGCGCCGCTCGCCGTTGCGGCCGGCCACGCGGACCACACGGCGCTGCGCGCCGTCGATGCGCTCAAGCCCCGCGACGCGGGCGTGCGCGTCGTGCATGCCGACGTGCTGTGGCACGCCGACGAGATCGCCGACCTCGTCGCCCGGCGCGTGCTGCTCGCCTGCGACGGCGCAGAGGACAGCACCGGCGTCGTGCTCGTCGCGCACGGCCAGCCGCCCGGCTGGCGCGAGGCCGCTCCCGAGTTCGACGCGCGCGAGGTGGCGTTCCTGTCGCGCGTGCAGTCCCTGCTCACCGAGGGCGGCATGCGCGCCGGCCACGTCCGCACGGCATGGACGGCGTGGCAGGAGCCCGACGTCCCCGAGGCGGTACGCCACCTCGCGGCGGTCGGGTGCGCCCGCGTGCTCGCGTGCCCGGCGTGCGACCCGGTCGAGTCCCTCGACACGCTGCTCGACCTGCCTGCGGCGGTCCGTATGGCACGCGTGCCCGTGCCCACGCGCGTGCTGTCCGCGTGGGGCGACGCACCGGAGGTCGCGCGCGCGCTGGCGCGGCGGATCGAGAAGGCGCTCGCGGAGTCCGAGTGATCGCGGCGCAGCGCGGCTATCGCGCCTGGCAGCGCTCCCAGTTCCACGACTGCTGGCGGCGGATCCGCGGGATCGAGAACGTGTAGCGCAGCGCGACGTTCAGGCCCTGACGGTGCGCGCTGGCACGCGTCTCGAGGTTCTCGATCGAGCGGCGCAGTTCCTCGGCGGTGCGGCCGCGGAAGAGCGTGTGGCCCTTGCCGATGGCCTGCAGCACGTGCGAGTCCGAGCCGCCGGTCGCCGCGATGCCCTGTCCGCCGGTGAACATCTTCGCCGCGATGCTGTTCGCGAACACGAGGTACGGGACCGAGTTGTAGACCTCGAGCGCGTGGAACGCGGCGTCGTTGAGTGCCTCGACGAACTCGCTGCGCCCGAACGGCCCGAAGATCCCGAGCGGCGAGAAGGGGTGCGGGATGACCGCGACGCCGCCCTGCTCGTCGATGGCGGCCAGCGTCTCAGCGACGCTCATGCCCGCCGGGATGTGCTCGGTCAGCCACAGGCCGATCACGTGGCCGGCGCGCGTCGAGACCTCCTCGCCGACGACGACCTCGAAGCGGTGCAGGTCCTCGAGGGACTTCGCGAACAGCGCCCCCTCGATGGTGTTGTGGTCGGTGATGGCGATGACGTCGAGGTCGGTGCGCCGCTCCACCCAGTCCATGATCTCGGGGATGGTCGCGAGGCCGTCGCTGTGATTGGAGTGCATGTGCAGGTCTGCTTTGCCCCACGTGTCGCTCAAGGTGTGCTCCCGTTGGAGGGGTCGAGGCCGGTGCCGGCCCCGGACGGTGCAATTCTCATACCGATGTATTCTCGGCGCGTGACGCATGTCACATGAGCAGTGTCCGATGAGCGGCGAACGGCAGGCGACGGACGCGAGACGCGGCGACGAGCGGCGAGCGCTATGACAGCTCGCACTCCAGGATGGCCTTCTGCGTCAGGGCGAGCTCGGCCTTGTCCAGCACGTACTGGTCGCACAGCTTCTGGAGCACGTCGGTCGTCGCCCGCAGGCGCGCGCACATCGACTCGATGACGCGAAGCGCCAGTTCGGGCTCGTCGCGCAGCGCGTCGAGGAACGCCGCCTTGTCGTAGAGCACGAGCTCGGTGTCCCCGACCGCCTCAGCGTTGGCGCAGTGCGGGCGGCCGTCGATGAGCGACTGCTCGCCGAACATCGTGCCGGGACCGAGCTCGCCCAACGTGGTGGCGACCAGGTCGCCCCCCTTCCAGATGCGCACCGTCCCCTTCAGGACGATGAAGAGGTGCTCACCGGCCGCACCCTCGAGGAACACGGTCTCGCCGTCGGCGTACGAGCGGACCTCGCCGGCGCTCTCGATCAGGCCCATGCCACACTCCCCTTCATCCGGGCGACCGGTATGTTGTTCGGCATCCGTGCGCGCGGGCTGAAGCGCGCGTCGGCGGGCGGCCCTAGATGCCGGCGCTCCACGCGCGCAGGCGCCCGACCCCCTCGCGCAGGCGCTCGAGCGACGCGGCGTAGCTGAAGCGCAGGAACCCCTCGCCGCCGTCACCGAAGTCCACCCCCGGCGCCAA contains:
- a CDS encoding cyclic nucleotide-binding domain-containing protein: MGLIESAGEVRSYADGETVFLEGAAGEHLFIVLKGTVRIWKGGDLVATTLGELGPGTMFGEQSLIDGRPHCANAEAVGDTELVLYDKAAFLDALRDEPELALRVIESMCARLRATTDVLQKLCDQYVLDKAELALTQKAILECELS